In a genomic window of Flavobacterium sp. KACC 22761:
- a CDS encoding hydrogenase maturation nickel metallochaperone HypA gives MTLKIMHELSVVTSIVKIVQQEVDKIKGKSVLELYLEIGKLSGVEMDSFYFVWPQCINGNVLAQTKLFVEEPIGRARCAECETEFHIEKTFDSCPNCNSQFKEIISGKELKIKKIIIK, from the coding sequence ATGACATTAAAAATTATGCATGAGCTTTCTGTAGTTACTTCAATTGTTAAAATTGTCCAGCAAGAAGTAGATAAAATAAAAGGGAAAAGTGTTCTGGAACTTTATCTGGAGATAGGAAAATTATCAGGAGTCGAAATGGATTCCTTTTATTTTGTATGGCCACAATGTATTAATGGAAATGTTTTAGCCCAAACAAAATTATTTGTTGAAGAGCCAATCGGACGAGCCCGCTGTGCCGAATGTGAAACCGAATTTCATATCGAAAAAACTTTTGATAGTTGCCCCAATTGCAACAGTCAGTTTAAAGAGATAATCTCGGGCAAAGAATTAAAAATAAAGAAAATAATCATAAAATAG
- a CDS encoding HypC/HybG/HupF family hydrogenase formation chaperone, giving the protein MCLAVPGRLEKVTAELDETFRIGNVSFEGIIKEVNLALVPEAKVGDYLLVHVGAAIGIIDEAEAKRTMEVLKQMGEEI; this is encoded by the coding sequence ATGTGTTTAGCAGTTCCCGGCCGACTTGAAAAAGTGACAGCAGAGCTTGATGAAACTTTTAGAATTGGAAATGTTTCTTTTGAAGGCATTATTAAAGAAGTCAATTTAGCTTTGGTTCCCGAAGCAAAAGTGGGCGATTATCTTTTGGTTCATGTAGGCGCAGCGATTGGAATTATTGATGAAGCCGAAGCAAAAAGGACAATGGAGGTTTTAAAACAAATGGGCGAAGAGATTTAA
- the hypE gene encoding hydrogenase expression/formation protein HypE: MEKKQEVIHLHHGSGGEHMTKLLNEVIFKILKNDILEVRHDGAFLNLQGNLAFSTDSYVISPVFFKGGNIGELAVNGTVNDLSMCGAVPKYLSLALIIEEGFGLDEFTEIIKSIKQTADKANVQIVTGDTKVVERGKGDKIYINTSGIGVLHEKANIKTQNIKENDIVIINGPIASHGMAIMSEREGLEFESDILSDTTSLNHTVLDLIERFGNKIHFLRDATRGGLASVLHEITTEINLGISLLDENIKVENQVKSACELLGLDPLYVANEGIFVCVTAPEIKDEVLEILQKINPNASEIGFVTAEHPSKIIIESAFGGKRVVNPLVGEQLPRIC; the protein is encoded by the coding sequence ATGGAAAAAAAACAGGAAGTAATTCATCTGCACCACGGAAGTGGCGGTGAACATATGACTAAACTCCTCAATGAAGTAATTTTTAAGATTCTGAAAAATGATATTTTAGAAGTCCGCCATGATGGTGCATTTTTAAATTTACAAGGAAATCTGGCTTTTTCGACTGATAGTTATGTTATTTCGCCGGTATTTTTTAAAGGCGGAAATATTGGTGAGCTGGCAGTAAACGGTACTGTAAATGATTTGTCGATGTGCGGTGCAGTTCCAAAATACCTTTCGCTGGCTTTAATTATTGAAGAAGGTTTTGGTTTAGATGAGTTTACAGAAATCATTAAATCAATAAAACAAACTGCAGACAAAGCCAATGTTCAAATCGTTACTGGAGACACAAAAGTAGTCGAAAGAGGAAAAGGCGATAAAATTTATATCAACACTTCGGGAATTGGTGTTCTTCATGAAAAAGCCAACATTAAAACTCAAAACATTAAGGAAAATGATATTGTAATCATAAACGGCCCAATTGCTTCGCACGGAATGGCAATAATGTCGGAACGCGAAGGATTGGAATTTGAAAGCGATATCTTGAGCGACACAACCAGTTTGAACCATACAGTTTTAGATTTAATTGAGCGATTCGGAAATAAAATTCATTTTTTAAGAGATGCCACCCGTGGCGGACTGGCTTCGGTGCTACACGAAATAACGACAGAAATTAATTTAGGAATTTCGCTTTTGGATGAAAATATAAAAGTCGAAAATCAGGTAAAAAGTGCCTGCGAATTATTAGGTTTAGACCCGCTGTATGTGGCTAATGAAGGAATTTTTGTTTGTGTTACAGCGCCCGAAATCAAAGATGAAGTATTGGAGATTCTGCAAAAGATAAATCCAAATGCATCAGAAATTGGTTTTGTTACTGCCGAACATCCATCAAAAATAATTATTGAAAGCGCTTTTGGAGGCAAAAGAGTGGTGAATCCTTTGGTTGGAGAACAGTTGCCACGAATTTGTTGA
- a CDS encoding hydrogenase small subunit, with product MEDKIKVNETYYNSIERQGYSRRDFLKFTAYIGAYMGVQSSAIGQIAKALETTPRLPVIWEHFQECTCCSESFIRSDHPIVADIILDKISLDYTLTLMAASGHQAEAAKKATMDKYKGEYILCVEGSVPMGADGNYCCIGGRSAIDILKESAKGAKAIIAWGSCATTGCVQAAKPNPTGAVPINKIITDKPIINVPGCPPIGEVMAGIIVHVVAFGKLPELDSSNRPKAFYSKRVHDSCYRRPYFDAGLFAENFDDENAKKGYCLYKVGCKGPSTYNACGNMKWNGGVSYPIQSGHGCLGCSAKDFWDAGSFYSRDASINGGSIEANADTLGKIALGGVVAGIGAHAIISNVSKRKELKHRINQGTENEKHLEDL from the coding sequence ATGGAAGATAAAATAAAAGTCAATGAAACCTATTATAACAGTATTGAACGACAAGGCTATAGTAGGAGAGATTTTTTAAAATTTACAGCCTACATTGGAGCCTATATGGGAGTTCAAAGTTCTGCTATTGGCCAAATAGCTAAAGCGCTAGAAACAACTCCGCGTCTTCCGGTAATTTGGGAACACTTTCAGGAATGTACCTGCTGCAGCGAATCTTTTATTCGATCTGATCATCCTATTGTGGCTGATATTATTTTAGACAAAATATCTTTAGATTATACTTTAACCTTAATGGCTGCTTCTGGTCATCAGGCTGAAGCTGCTAAAAAAGCAACAATGGATAAATACAAAGGTGAATATATCCTTTGTGTTGAAGGTTCTGTACCAATGGGAGCCGACGGAAATTATTGTTGTATAGGCGGAAGAAGCGCTATTGATATCCTAAAAGAATCTGCCAAAGGAGCAAAAGCTATCATTGCCTGGGGAAGCTGTGCTACAACCGGATGTGTACAGGCAGCAAAACCAAATCCTACTGGAGCTGTACCTATCAATAAAATTATTACAGATAAACCTATAATAAATGTTCCGGGCTGCCCGCCAATTGGCGAAGTTATGGCCGGAATTATTGTACACGTGGTTGCTTTTGGAAAACTACCTGAATTAGACAGTTCCAACCGTCCTAAAGCTTTTTATTCTAAAAGAGTTCACGACAGCTGTTACCGAAGACCTTATTTTGATGCCGGATTATTTGCCGAAAATTTTGATGATGAAAACGCTAAAAAAGGGTATTGTTTATACAAAGTGGGCTGTAAAGGGCCAAGCACTTACAATGCCTGTGGCAATATGAAATGGAATGGCGGGGTTAGTTATCCAATTCAATCGGGTCACGGTTGTTTAGGATGTAGTGCCAAAGACTTTTGGGATGCAGGAAGTTTTTATTCAAGAGATGCTTCTATAAATGGAGGAAGCATCGAAGCAAATGCCGATACTCTTGGCAAAATCGCTCTTGGAGGGGTTGTTGCCGGAATTGGAGCCCATGCTATAATTTCGAATGTATCAAAAAGAAAAGAGCTAAAACACCGAATTAATCAGGGAACTGAAAACGAGAAACACTTAGAGGATTTATAA
- a CDS encoding nickel-dependent hydrogenase large subunit, whose translation MAKRIVVDPITRIEGHLRAEVEISDGTIKEAFLSSTMVRGLENIVKDRNPKDVWAFVQRTCGVCTSTHATASVRAVEDALGIVVPPNAEIVRNIMLGALYLHDHVVHFYHLHAFDWVDVISGLNADPVKTSQLAQSISNWPKSSPGYFSDLQKRLKKFVASGQLGIFANGYWGHPQMKLPPEANLMATAHYLEALEWQKEIVKVHAIFGGKNPHPNFLVGGMACSINLDDASGLNAERLAFVRQLLEDGKRFVEQVYLPDVLAIAGFYKDWGAIGGFHNFMSFGDFPTQGHNNTNNDTFKFPSGVILDKDLTKVHDLDLRDLKTVEEYVNNSWYDYEGDGNSGRQPWSGETKINYTGPKPPYTHLNVDEKYSFIKTPRWKGHAMEVGPLARMLVGYASGREEFKEIVDSTLSKLQIPAGALFSTLGRTAARALESQLVANWNLEFFDDLIKNIKNGDTKMANMEKWETTTWPKEAQGVGLVEAPRGALSHWIVIKDAKVANYQQVVPSTWNASPKDPKGQRSPYESTLLNTPIANPELPLEIIRTIHSFDPCIACAVHLYDENGDIIKEVNDITICTV comes from the coding sequence ATGGCAAAGAGAATAGTTGTAGACCCAATTACCAGAATAGAAGGACATTTAAGAGCTGAAGTTGAAATTTCAGACGGAACTATAAAAGAAGCCTTTTTATCATCGACAATGGTGAGAGGTTTGGAGAATATTGTTAAAGACAGAAATCCAAAAGATGTTTGGGCATTTGTACAAAGAACCTGTGGTGTTTGCACCTCAACTCATGCTACAGCATCTGTAAGAGCTGTTGAAGATGCACTCGGAATTGTTGTTCCGCCCAATGCAGAAATAGTTAGAAATATAATGCTTGGAGCTTTGTATTTACACGATCACGTAGTTCATTTTTATCATTTGCATGCTTTTGACTGGGTAGATGTTATAAGTGGTTTAAATGCTGATCCTGTAAAGACTTCACAACTGGCGCAATCTATTTCAAATTGGCCAAAAAGTTCACCGGGTTATTTTTCTGATTTGCAAAAACGATTGAAAAAGTTCGTTGCCAGTGGTCAATTAGGGATTTTTGCCAATGGCTATTGGGGACATCCGCAAATGAAATTACCGCCAGAAGCCAATTTAATGGCTACAGCGCATTATCTTGAAGCTTTGGAATGGCAAAAAGAAATCGTAAAAGTACATGCTATTTTTGGAGGTAAAAATCCGCATCCTAACTTTTTGGTTGGTGGCATGGCATGTTCAATAAATCTGGATGATGCAAGCGGGCTAAATGCTGAAAGACTTGCCTTTGTAAGACAGCTTTTGGAGGACGGAAAACGTTTTGTAGAACAAGTTTATCTTCCGGATGTTCTTGCTATTGCAGGTTTTTATAAAGACTGGGGCGCTATTGGAGGCTTTCATAATTTTATGAGTTTTGGTGATTTCCCAACACAAGGGCATAATAATACTAATAATGACACTTTTAAATTTCCGTCGGGAGTCATTTTAGACAAAGATTTGACAAAAGTCCATGATTTAGATTTAAGAGATTTAAAAACTGTCGAAGAATATGTAAACAACTCTTGGTATGATTATGAAGGCGATGGAAATTCAGGAAGACAACCTTGGTCTGGAGAAACAAAAATCAATTATACTGGACCAAAACCGCCTTACACGCATTTAAATGTTGATGAAAAATACAGTTTTATCAAAACTCCAAGATGGAAAGGCCACGCTATGGAAGTTGGTCCACTGGCAAGAATGCTGGTTGGTTATGCATCCGGAAGGGAAGAATTTAAAGAAATTGTCGATTCTACCTTATCAAAATTACAAATTCCTGCTGGAGCTTTATTCTCAACTTTAGGAAGAACTGCAGCACGAGCGCTCGAATCGCAATTGGTAGCCAACTGGAATCTTGAGTTTTTTGATGATTTGATTAAAAACATCAAAAACGGCGATACTAAAATGGCCAATATGGAAAAATGGGAAACAACAACTTGGCCAAAAGAAGCACAAGGTGTTGGTCTTGTAGAAGCTCCACGTGGTGCTTTAAGCCATTGGATTGTAATAAAAGATGCAAAAGTTGCCAATTATCAGCAGGTCGTGCCATCAACATGGAATGCTTCACCGAAAGATCCTAAAGGTCAGCGATCTCCTTACGAAAGCACTTTGTTGAATACTCCAATTGCAAATCCAGAATTGCCTTTAGAAATTATCAGAACCATACATTCCTTTGATCCATGCATTGCCTGTGCAGTGCATTTATACGATGAAAATGGCGACATTATTAAAGAAGTAAATGATATAACAATCTGCACCGTTTAA
- the hypB gene encoding hydrogenase nickel incorporation protein HypB, translated as MCTTCGCSSDENEIRFTKIGEKQLHSHSGHYHSHDHHHDHHFDHDHDHDDHEHHHDHFHNHSHSHEISVVQLEKDILYKNQLTAERNRGFFEALNIFSVNLVSSPGSGKTSLLERTISDLKDKIAFSVIEGDQQTTNDADRIHKLNVPVIQINTGKGCHLDSEMISRAVKELKPVQDSVLMIENVGNLVCPAMFDLGELKRIVIISVTEGEDKPLKYPDMFSGSQICIINKIDLLPYLKFDLEKLKEYAKKVNPHLTFFEVSATSGEGLSAWYDYLTQSIKK; from the coding sequence ATGTGTACCACTTGCGGTTGCAGTTCTGATGAAAACGAAATCAGGTTTACTAAAATAGGAGAGAAGCAACTGCATTCTCATTCCGGTCATTATCATAGCCACGATCACCATCACGATCATCATTTTGACCATGACCATGATCACGATGATCACGAACACCATCATGATCATTTCCATAATCATTCGCATTCTCATGAAATTAGCGTAGTACAGCTTGAAAAAGATATTTTGTACAAAAACCAGCTTACTGCCGAGAGAAACAGAGGTTTTTTTGAAGCTTTGAATATTTTTTCTGTCAATTTGGTAAGCTCGCCGGGTTCCGGAAAAACTTCTTTATTAGAGAGAACCATTTCTGATTTAAAAGATAAAATTGCTTTTTCTGTAATCGAAGGCGACCAGCAAACCACAAATGATGCCGACAGGATTCATAAATTAAATGTTCCCGTAATTCAGATTAATACTGGAAAAGGTTGCCATTTAGACAGCGAAATGATATCAAGAGCAGTAAAAGAACTAAAACCGGTTCAGGATTCTGTTTTAATGATTGAAAATGTTGGAAATCTGGTTTGCCCTGCCATGTTTGATTTAGGAGAATTAAAACGAATCGTGATTATTTCAGTTACCGAAGGCGAAGATAAACCGCTGAAATATCCTGATATGTTTTCGGGATCGCAAATCTGCATCATCAATAAAATTGATTTATTGCCGTATTTGAAATTTGATTTGGAGAAACTGAAAGAATATGCAAAAAAAGTAAATCCGCATTTGACTTTCTTTGAAGTTTCAGCAACTTCTGGCGAAGGCTTATCGGCTTGGTACGATTATTTAACCCAATCTATAAAAAAATAA
- the purL gene encoding phosphoribosylformylglycinamidine synthase produces MIHFFENQSKTVFAVQTQNEISAQDISKLNWLFADANKIEKSALPGFFVGPRATMITPWSTNAVEITQNMGISGIIRIEEFHPAMEDFTDFDPMLSQKFNELDQEIFTINIQPEPILEIDDIAAYNKVEGLALSEEEVDYLNNLSTKLGRKLTDSEIFAFSQANSEHCRHKIFNGTFVIDGEEKETSLFKLIKKTSQENPNDIVSAYKDNVAFVKGPKVQQFAPKSADKPDFYEIKEFDSVISLKAETHNFPTTVEPFNGAATGSGGEIRDRLAGGQGSLPLAGTAVYMTSYSRLKSFDSAQDDRKWENAVEERKWLYQTPMDILIKASNGASDFGNKFGQPLITGSVLTFEHEEENRKIGYDKVIMQAGGIGYGKLDQSIKHKPKEGDKIVILGGENYRIGMGGAAVSSADTGAFGSGIELNAIQRSNPEMQKRAANAIRGLVESDNNPIVSIHDHGAGGHLNCLSELVEETGGLIDLDKLPVGDPTLSAKEIIGNESQERMGLVIGQKDIDTLQRIADRERSPMYEVGDVTGDHRFTFQSKTNGSKPMDYALEDFFGSSPKTVMTDSTVDRKYADVAYNAGDFESYLKDVLRLEAVASKDWLTNKVDRCVGGKVAKQQNAGPLQLPLNNVGVMALDYLGKEGIATSIGHAPIAALIDPVAGSRNAIAESLSNIIWAPIKDQLKGISLSANWMWACKNEGEDARLYAAVEGCSEFAIELGINIPTGKDSLSMKQKYPNDEVIAPGTVIISAAGNCTDIRKVVEPVLQKNGDSIYYINLSQDDFKLGGSSFAQIRNTIGNETSTIKDASFFKNAFNTIQELIGESQILAGHDIGSGGLITTLLELCFADVNLGAKIDLSGFAEKDLLKILFAENIGIVFQAKSDAAVEAKLKANNVEFFKIGSVQETAILEFGTYKLDIPTYRDVWFETSYLLDQKQSKNGTAKARFENYKNQVLNYTFPAHFTGKKPEIDNSKPRPKAAIIREKGSNSEREMANAMYLAGFDVKDVHMTDLISGRETLEDIQFIGAVGGFSNSDVLGSAKGWAGAFLYNEKAKTALDNFFKREDTLSVGICNGCQLFMELEVINPEHEVHGKMHHNESNKHESIFTSVTVQENNSVMLSTLAGSTLGVWVSHGEGKFKLPYAEDQYNIVSKYAYEGYPANPNGSDYNTAMMCDKTGRHLVMMPHIERSTFQWNWAHYPKDRNDEVTPWHEAFVNARKWIEKN; encoded by the coding sequence ATGATCCATTTCTTTGAAAACCAAAGCAAAACTGTTTTTGCCGTACAAACGCAAAACGAAATTTCAGCTCAAGACATTTCAAAATTAAACTGGCTTTTTGCCGACGCGAATAAGATCGAGAAATCTGCATTACCAGGTTTTTTTGTTGGACCACGCGCAACTATGATTACACCTTGGAGTACAAATGCCGTAGAAATTACTCAAAACATGGGAATTTCGGGCATTATCAGAATTGAGGAATTTCATCCTGCGATGGAAGATTTTACTGATTTTGACCCAATGCTTTCTCAAAAATTCAACGAATTAGATCAAGAAATCTTCACTATCAACATTCAGCCGGAACCAATTCTGGAAATTGATGATATTGCTGCTTACAACAAAGTTGAAGGTTTAGCTTTAAGCGAAGAAGAAGTCGATTACTTAAACAATCTTTCAACTAAACTTGGAAGAAAATTAACTGATTCTGAAATTTTTGCTTTTTCTCAAGCAAACTCAGAGCACTGCCGTCACAAAATCTTCAACGGAACATTTGTGATTGACGGAGAAGAAAAAGAAACTTCTCTTTTCAAATTAATCAAAAAAACATCTCAGGAAAATCCTAACGATATTGTTTCTGCTTACAAAGACAACGTTGCTTTTGTAAAAGGACCAAAAGTGCAGCAATTTGCACCAAAATCGGCAGACAAACCTGATTTTTACGAAATAAAAGAATTTGATTCTGTAATCTCTTTAAAAGCAGAAACACACAATTTCCCAACTACAGTTGAGCCTTTCAACGGAGCTGCAACAGGATCTGGAGGAGAAATTCGTGACCGTTTAGCTGGAGGTCAAGGATCATTGCCATTAGCTGGAACTGCTGTTTACATGACTTCTTACTCTCGTTTAAAGTCCTTCGACTCCGCTCAGGATGACAGAAAATGGGAAAATGCAGTGGAAGAAAGAAAATGGTTGTACCAAACACCAATGGATATTTTAATCAAAGCTTCAAACGGAGCTTCTGATTTTGGAAATAAATTTGGTCAGCCGCTTATTACAGGTTCTGTTTTGACTTTCGAGCACGAAGAAGAAAACAGAAAAATTGGTTACGATAAAGTAATCATGCAAGCGGGTGGAATTGGATACGGAAAATTAGATCAATCTATCAAACACAAACCAAAAGAAGGCGATAAAATCGTAATTCTTGGAGGTGAAAACTATAGAATCGGAATGGGTGGTGCTGCGGTTTCTTCTGCAGATACAGGAGCTTTCGGTTCAGGAATTGAGTTGAATGCGATACAGCGTTCAAACCCAGAAATGCAAAAACGTGCTGCAAATGCTATTCGTGGTTTAGTAGAAAGCGACAACAATCCAATTGTTTCTATTCACGATCACGGTGCGGGTGGACACTTAAACTGTCTTTCTGAATTGGTGGAAGAAACTGGAGGTCTAATCGATTTAGATAAATTACCAGTTGGAGACCCTACTCTTTCTGCAAAAGAAATTATCGGCAACGAATCTCAAGAAAGAATGGGATTGGTTATTGGTCAAAAAGATATCGATACATTACAAAGAATTGCCGACAGAGAGCGTTCTCCAATGTATGAAGTTGGAGATGTAACAGGAGATCACCGTTTTACTTTCCAATCAAAAACTAACGGTTCAAAACCGATGGATTATGCTTTAGAAGATTTCTTCGGAAGTTCTCCAAAAACAGTTATGACTGATAGTACAGTTGACAGAAAATATGCTGATGTTGCTTACAACGCAGGAGATTTCGAAAGTTATTTAAAAGATGTTTTACGTTTAGAGGCTGTTGCTTCAAAAGACTGGTTAACAAACAAAGTGGACCGTTGCGTTGGAGGAAAAGTGGCCAAACAACAAAATGCAGGTCCGTTACAATTACCTTTGAATAATGTTGGAGTTATGGCTCTGGATTATTTAGGAAAAGAAGGTATTGCAACTTCTATCGGCCATGCTCCTATTGCTGCTTTGATTGACCCAGTTGCTGGATCTAGAAATGCAATTGCAGAATCGTTATCAAACATTATTTGGGCTCCGATTAAAGATCAGTTAAAAGGAATTTCATTATCTGCAAACTGGATGTGGGCTTGTAAAAACGAAGGTGAAGACGCTCGTTTATACGCTGCTGTTGAAGGCTGTTCTGAATTTGCAATCGAATTGGGAATCAATATTCCGACAGGAAAAGATTCACTTTCGATGAAACAAAAATATCCAAATGACGAAGTGATCGCACCAGGAACGGTTATTATTTCAGCAGCTGGAAACTGTACCGATATCAGAAAAGTGGTTGAACCAGTTTTACAGAAAAACGGAGATTCAATCTATTATATCAATTTGTCTCAAGACGATTTCAAATTAGGAGGTTCATCTTTTGCACAAATCAGAAATACAATAGGAAACGAAACTTCTACAATAAAAGATGCTTCTTTCTTCAAAAATGCATTTAATACGATCCAAGAATTAATCGGCGAAAGCCAAATCTTAGCGGGTCACGATATCGGAAGCGGCGGTTTGATCACTACTTTATTAGAATTGTGTTTTGCTGATGTAAATCTTGGTGCTAAAATTGATTTGAGCGGTTTCGCCGAAAAAGACTTATTGAAAATCCTTTTCGCAGAAAACATCGGAATTGTATTCCAAGCTAAATCTGACGCAGCTGTTGAAGCTAAATTAAAAGCTAATAATGTTGAATTCTTCAAAATTGGTTCAGTTCAAGAAACTGCAATTTTGGAATTTGGTACTTATAAATTGGATATTCCAACCTATAGAGATGTTTGGTTCGAAACTTCTTATTTATTAGATCAAAAACAATCTAAAAACGGAACAGCAAAAGCTCGTTTTGAAAACTATAAAAATCAGGTTTTAAATTACACTTTCCCTGCACACTTTACAGGAAAGAAACCAGAAATCGACAATTCTAAGCCAAGACCGAAAGCGGCGATTATCCGTGAAAAAGGAAGTAACTCTGAACGTGAAATGGCAAATGCTATGTATTTAGCAGGTTTTGATGTAAAAGACGTTCACATGACTGATTTAATTTCTGGCCGTGAAACTTTAGAAGATATTCAGTTCATTGGAGCTGTTGGAGGTTTCTCAAATTCTGACGTTTTAGGTTCTGCTAAGGGTTGGGCTGGAGCTTTCTTATACAACGAAAAAGCAAAAACAGCTTTAGATAATTTCTTCAAAAGAGAAGACACTTTATCTGTTGGAATCTGTAATGGATGTCAATTGTTTATGGAATTGGAAGTAATTAATCCAGAGCACGAAGTTCACGGAAAAATGCACCATAATGAAAGTAACAAACACGAAAGTATCTTTACTTCTGTAACAGTTCAAGAGAACAATTCAGTTATGTTGTCAACTTTGGCTGGAAGCACTTTAGGAGTTTGGGTTTCTCACGGAGAAGGTAAATTCAAATTGCCTTATGCAGAAGATCAATACAATATTGTTTCGAAATATGCTTACGAAGGTTATCCAGCAAATCCAAACGGTTCTGATTATAACACGGCTATGATGTGTGATAAAACAGGAAGACATTTGGTTATGATGCCTCATATTGAGCGTTCGACTTTCCAATGGAACTGGGCTCATTATCCAAAAGACAGAAATGACGAGGTTACGCCTTGGCACGAAGCTTTTGTTAATGCCAGAAAATGGATTGAGAAAAACTAA
- a CDS encoding endonuclease — translation MKKNYFLLLLFLSTIGFAQIPSGYYSTATGTGYTLKTQLYNIIKGHTDNGYAGLYTTYQTSDVDNFYENDGTVLDMYSENPSGTDPYNYSTGTTQRCGSYSVEGDCYNREHIIPQSVFNEQSPMVADAHFITPTDGKVNGIRSNYPHGNVSSATYTTQNGSKLGSSAVSGYSGTVFEPINDFKGDIARMYFYFATRYENTVAGYSYAMFNGTSNQVFTIAFLNLLLAWHAQDPVSAREIARNNAVYARQNNRNPFIDHPEYVNQIWGGTPSGDTQAPTTPTSLASTSTTATSISLSWTASTDNVAVTGYDVYANSVLKTTVSSTTATITGLIASTAYSIYVKAKDAAGNTSASSSTISVTTNSSGTGTATDLLFSEYIEGSGNNKALEIANNTGSSVSLSAYTIKKQTNGAGSWSTGLALSGTLASGSKFVIVNSSISSTCFSTSAANISTTATELTFNGNDAVGLFKNGVLIDIIGTFNGGTANFAIDMTLRRKSTVTSPSTSFNLSAQWDSYTTDTCNNLASKKALPLEDEEIVELSDEIVIYPNPSDGNFNVGLNDFSTPYSIEIISFSGQKVFEKQNTTSSKISVQNLSSGIYFIKIIKGEKTTFKRIIIN, via the coding sequence CAATTGTACAACATTATTAAAGGTCATACCGACAATGGATATGCCGGATTGTACACAACCTATCAAACTTCTGACGTTGATAATTTTTATGAAAATGACGGAACTGTTTTAGATATGTATTCTGAAAATCCTTCTGGAACAGACCCATACAATTACAGCACTGGAACAACTCAAAGATGCGGAAGCTATTCTGTTGAAGGCGATTGCTATAATAGAGAGCATATCATACCGCAATCGGTTTTTAATGAACAGTCGCCAATGGTTGCCGATGCCCATTTCATAACTCCAACTGATGGAAAAGTAAATGGAATTCGTTCCAATTATCCGCACGGAAATGTAAGCTCCGCAACCTATACTACACAAAACGGAAGCAAATTAGGATCAAGTGCCGTTTCTGGATATTCAGGAACAGTTTTCGAGCCAATCAATGACTTTAAAGGCGATATTGCCAGAATGTATTTTTATTTTGCCACACGATACGAAAACACAGTTGCGGGCTATTCTTATGCTATGTTTAATGGCACAAGCAACCAAGTTTTTACAATAGCTTTCTTGAATCTGCTTTTGGCCTGGCATGCGCAAGATCCTGTGAGCGCAAGAGAAATCGCTAGAAACAATGCCGTTTATGCAAGACAAAACAATAGAAATCCGTTTATAGATCATCCTGAATATGTCAATCAAATTTGGGGCGGAACACCTTCTGGAGATACTCAAGCTCCGACGACACCAACAAGTTTGGCTTCAACATCTACAACAGCAACTTCAATTTCACTTTCGTGGACAGCTTCAACAGATAATGTAGCGGTTACGGGTTATGATGTTTATGCAAATAGTGTTTTAAAAACAACTGTTTCCAGCACAACAGCTACAATTACAGGTTTGATAGCTTCCACGGCATATTCTATTTATGTAAAAGCAAAAGACGCAGCCGGAAATACTTCTGCTTCAAGCAGTACTATTTCGGTTACAACCAACAGCAGTGGAACAGGAACTGCAACAGATCTTCTTTTCTCTGAATACATTGAAGGTTCAGGAAACAATAAAGCATTGGAAATTGCTAATAATACAGGAAGTTCTGTGAGTTTATCAGCTTATACTATAAAAAAACAAACAAACGGTGCAGGTTCCTGGAGTACAGGTTTGGCTTTAAGCGGAACATTAGCTTCAGGAAGTAAATTTGTAATTGTAAACAGCTCTATTTCTTCAACTTGCTTTTCTACGAGTGCTGCAAACATTTCGACAACGGCGACTGAACTGACTTTCAACGGAAATGATGCTGTAGGTTTATTCAAAAATGGCGTTTTAATTGACATCATTGGAACTTTCAATGGTGGAACAGCCAATTTTGCAATAGATATGACTTTAAGAAGAAAATCGACTGTAACTTCTCCAAGCACCTCATTCAATTTAAGTGCGCAGTGGGATTCTTACACAACAGATACCTGCAACAACTTAGCGAGTAAAAAAGCATTGCCTTTAGAAGATGAAGAAATTGTTGAATTATCAGATGAAATTGTAATTTATCCAAATCCTTCTGATGGAAATTTCAATGTCGGCCTAAATGATTTTTCAACTCCTTATTCGATAGAAATAATTTCGTTTTCTGGACAAAAAGTTTTCGAAAAACAAAACACAACTTCTTCTAAAATTTCGGTACAAAATTTATCGTCAGGAATCTATTTTATTAAAATTATCAAGGGAGAAAAAACAACTTTTAAAAGAATAATTATCAATTAA